A genome region from Penicillium psychrofluorescens genome assembly, chromosome: 3 includes the following:
- a CDS encoding uncharacterized protein (ID:PFLUO_004867-T1.cds;~source:funannotate): MLDALVSIPVLSLFLVPALSSYTTSLNIVFFYMTWSTLVLSHPPLRVELFGTAAVRLLFYVLPSLVFFLFDILTPSAAVAIKAQGETGLPGGKKRGTIRTKELKVAGWALLNVTLSVAAQAAIETLLVKGLGLRSALKASVRLPMPWQVIKDLSMGFLGREILSYVLHRFILHSRNNFLARYHQTWYHALPAPFPLTAHYDHPLAYLVGRFIPTYAPAMLFRFHMLTYLMYISVISLEETFAFSGYTVMPTSFLLGGVARRTDMHLLEDAQGNFGPWGVVDWLCGTTVGDSTVEDDFMDEMEEHEIEDRIRKMLASSKRKVKEGAAGSVSSKVNGQSSRRRRRD; encoded by the exons ATGCTGGACGCGCTAGTCTCCATCCCGGTgctctcgctcttcctcgtcccCGCGCTATCCTCGTACACTACCAGCCTCAACATCGTCTTCTTTTACATGACATGGTCGACGCTGGTACTGTCGCATCCCCCGCTCCGCGTGGAATTGTTCGGCACCGCTGCAGTGCGCCTCTTATTCTACGTGCTGCCGTCACTCGTCTTCTTCCTATTTGACATTCTGACCCCTTCCGCGGCGGTGGCTATTAAGGCGCAAGGCGAGACCGGACTCCCCGGCGGAAAGAAACGAGGCACAATCCGAACGAAGGAGCTCAAGGTCGCCGGGTGGGCGCTGCTGAATGTTACCTTGAGTGTTGCGGCCCAGGCGGCAATCGAGACGCTTCTTGTAAAGGGATTGGGCCTGCGCAGTGCGCTGAAGGCGTCGGTGAGGCTACCTATGCCCTGGCAGGTGATTAAGGACTTGTCTATGGGATTTTTGGGTCGCGAG ATCCTGAGCTATGTCCTCCACCGCTTCATCCTTCACTCGCGCAACAACTTCCTCGCCCGGTACCACCAGACCTGGTACCACGCGCTTCCAGCTCCATTTCCTCTAACAGCACACTACGACCACCCACTCGCCTATTTGGTAGGCAGATTCATCCCCACCTACGCTCCCGCCATGCTATTCCGGTTCCACATGCTCACCTACTTGATGTACATCTCGGTAATCTCCCTCGAGGAGACATTTGCTTTCTCCGGATACACGGTGATGCCGACGAGTTTCTTGCTCGGCGGCGTTGCGCGCCGCACGGATAtgcatcttctcgaagacgCACAGGGTAACTTCGGTCCGTGGGGCGTGGTGGATTGGTTGTGCGGGACTACGGTTGGGGACTCTACCGTTGAAGATGATTTcatggatgagatggaggagcaTGAGATTGAGGATCGGATTAGGAAAATGCTCGCGTCTTCGAAGCGCAAGGTGAAGGAAGGTGCGGCGGGCAGTGTTTCGTCAAAGGTGAATGGGCAGTCTTCacgacggcggagacgggATTAA
- a CDS encoding uncharacterized protein (ID:PFLUO_004868-T1.cds;~source:funannotate) yields the protein MSDAVGQTKQFGKGKRTVPHPAQKAQKWYPVDDESQPKKVRKTLRPTKVRESLQPGTILILLAGRFRGRRVILLKHLDQGVLLVTGPFKINGVPLRRVNSRYVIATSKRVDVSGVDSKAIEKISAPEYFTKEKSKEKKTEEAFFKQGEKPEKKKVASARASDQKAVDQGILATIKKEEFLSSYLATSFSLRNGDKPHEMKW from the exons ATGTCGGACGCCGTTGGCCAGACGAAGCAGTTTGGAAAGGGCAAGCGGACTGTGCCGCACCCGGCTCAGAAGGCTCAGAAGTGGTACCCCGTGGACGATGAGTCGCAGCCCAAGAAA GTTCGCAAGACGCTGCGTCCCACCAAGGTTCGCGAGAGCCTCCAGCCCGGCACCATCCTGATCCTCCTGGCCGGCCGTTTCCGTGGCCGCCGggtcatcctcctcaagcACCTCGACCAGGGTGTCCTCCTGGTCACCGGCCCCTTCAAGATCAACGGCGTCCCTCTCCGACGGGTGAACTCCCGCTACGTGATCGCCACCTCCAAGCGCGTGGACGTCAGCGGCGTTGactccaaggccatcgagaagatctCCGCCCCCGAGTACTTcaccaaggagaagagcaaggagaagaagaccgaggaGGCTTTCTTCAAGCAGGGAGAGAAGCCCGAG aagaagaaggtcgccAGCGCCCGTGCTTCGGACCAGAAGGCCGTCGATCAGGGCATCCTCGCCACcatcaagaaggaggagttcCTCAGCAGCTACCTCGCCACCTCGTTCAGCCTCCGGAACGGCGACAAGCCCCACGAGATGAAGTGGTAA
- a CDS encoding uncharacterized protein (ID:PFLUO_004869-T1.cds;~source:funannotate), translating into MSIDPIITFKAGICDLDASATPAAVVPKPTPGYIYLYSEDELVHFCWRPRSAPLDEPELDLVMVPSDGSFTPYKPGGKDATNGRIFVLKFSSSSQRYLFWMQSRSQHESGDPSWFSPRDLKLGEIVDVLLQGDEVDVEHEIANLPRRPSGGDDDETMEDVEGVDHDPAHNHGESSGGGGAGPDATGGDVREEGQGSREGGADGGRAATTGSDPSSVVNDFLKSLGGRAPAQDPEQPSTTLQDLLPPSTTLPFLESADAATADHLLNFLPPALLLLAQGNAEALDADTDPELAQAALLSLDLPQKKDILRRVLRSPQFIQSLASLTVALRDGGLPSISEALEIPVANGGFMRRGGVPVGGGEAVEAFLDGVRQHVKQKDSEPGQMETD; encoded by the exons ATGTCGATAGACCCCATCATCACCTTCAAAGCAGGTATCTGCGATCTGGAT GCCTCTGCCACCCCAGCCGCGGTGGTCCCGAAGCCGACCCCGGGATATATTTACCTCTACTCGGAAGATGAGCTGGTACATTTCTGCTGGCGCCCTCGTAGCGCCCCCCTGGACGAGCCCGAGCTCGACCTGGTGATGGTGCCCTCGGATGGAAGCTTCACGCCCTACAAACCCGGCGGCAAGGATGCTACAAACGGCCGGATTTTTGTTCTCAAGTTTTCGTCCAGCTCTCAGCGATACTTGTTCTGGATGCAATCGCGGTCGCAGCATGAATCAGGCGACCCAAGCTGGTTTAGCCCGCGGGATCTGAAGCTCGGCGAGATTGTCGATGTGCTTCTGCAGGGTGACGAGGTGGACGTGGAGCACGAGATTGCAAATCTGCCCCGTCGGCCATCGGgcggcgatgacgacgagaCCATGGAGGACGTGGAGGGCGTGGACCATGACCCAGCCCACAACCACGGCGagagcagcggcggcggcggcgctggccCGGACGCGACGGGGGGTGACGTTcgggaagaaggccaaggatCAAGAGAGGGCGGTGCCGACGGTGGTCGAGC CGCGACTACGGGCTCCGATCCGTCGTCGGTAGTCAATGACTTTTTGAAGTCCTTGGGTGGCCGTGCGCCGGCCCAGGACCCCGAACAACCTTCTACAACCCTCCAGGACCTGCTTCCTCCGTCGACCACACTGCCATTCCTCGAATCGGCCGACGCCGCCACTGCTGATCATCTCTTGAATTTCTTACCGCCGGCGCTGCTACTATTAGCCCAGGGCAATGCCGAGGCCTTGGACGCTGACACCGACCCCGAATTGGCCCAAGCGGCTCTCCTGTCCCTCGACCTCccccaaaagaaagacatccTGCGCCGCGTGCTTCGTTCGCCGCAGTTCATCCAGAGTCTGGCGAGCCTGACGGTAGCGCTGCGTGACGGAGGGCTGCCTAGTATCAGTGAGGCTCTTGAGATTCCTGTGGCCAATGGCGGGTTCATGCGCCGAGGCGGAGTGCCCGTGGGCGGCGGGGAGGCTGTGGAGGCGTTTCTGGATGGCGTTCGACAGCATGTCAAGCAAAAGGACTCCGAGCCCGGTCAGATGGAGACCGATTGA